AGCGTGTCCGCCAAGCGTTTCTGGGCGCCGGGTTCGACTACGCCGATCGGCTTTACCACGACAACCTGGCAGCGAACCAACCGCGGGCGCTTCGGGCCCACAACCTCGACTGGCTCGCCGATGGCGCCTTGAAATTTCTCGACCTCGCCGCAGATCGCCCCTTCTTCCTTTACTTGGCGACGACCACGCCACACGGCCCCAACAGCAGCCCGCACACTTGGGACGCCGACCGCCGGATCACGCCGTTGGGCCTGCTCGACGAGCCGATGGACGTGCTGATCTCGGCCGACGAGGTCCGCCGCCGACTCACCGAAGCCGGCATCGACCCCACGTCCGAGCACGGACGCGAAGGCAACACCCTATGGACCGACGATCTGATCCGCGTGGTCATCGAGCGTCTCGAAACCCTTGGCGAACTGGACAACACCGTCGTCGTGTTCTTCAACGACCACGGCATCGAGCAAGGCAAGTCGTCGCTTTACGAGGGCGGCATGCGGAGTTCGGCCGTCGTCTGGGGCCCCGGTGTCGGCGTCAAACCTCAACGCCTTGAGAACACGCTGGCGTCCAACGTCGACTTCGTTCCGACGTTTCTGGCTCTGGCCGGGATCGATTCGGAAACGTCTGGCGTCAAACTCGACGGCGTAAACCTGTCGCCGGTGCTCCGCGGCGAGGCCGACGCCGTACGCGACCACGTCATCGGTGAATTGGGATACTCGCGCGCGGTCGTCGGTGAACGGTTCAAGTACCTCGCGCTGCGGCCGTCGGAGTACGCGCAGAATGTGCCGATGCAAATCCGTCGACAACAACTGCGGCGATGGTTCGCCCGTCGCGACCGTATCGGCTTGCCGCGTGGCGACAATCGGACCAACGATCCGTATCCGCACACCTTCAACATCCCCGGGGGCACCGACAACAATTGGCCGTCGATGCGCAAGCACCCGCACTACTTCGATCCCGACCAGCTTTACGACCTCCACGCCGACCCCGACGAGCAGCACAACCTCGCCGACGACCCGGCCCACGCCTCGACGCTCGAACGATTGCGGTCCCAGCTGGAAGCTTACGTCCGTTCCACGCCGTACCCGTTTGGTGAGTTCGGCTCAGGCACCGCAGCCGCCGACTGAGTCTTGTCTGACGTCCGACCTGAAGCATCTAGCTCATTAGCCCACGCCAGACCGCTGTCGTTTGGCGAAGGCTAGGTCGGCTTGTACTTACTGGGTACTCGTTCCGAAGAACCGCAAACCGCGATAGTGTTCCAAGGTCTTGGCGTAAGCGGGGTCTTCGGCGAGGTTGTGCCAATCGTGGGGGTCGATCCGGCGGTCGTAGAGTTCTTCGCCGCCGTCGGCGTAGCGGATGTAGCGAAAATCTTCATCGATGATCGCCTCGTGATCTTTGGGCTCCTGGAAGACTCGGGCGATCACATCGTGTTCGGCCGCGGGGTCACGGAGTAAGCGCGCGAAGCTATAGCCGTCGTGCCGGTCGATTGCGGGTAGACCGATCCACTCATTAAGCGTGGGAAACAAGTCGACAAGCGACACGGTCCGCGGCGAAATACCC
The nucleotide sequence above comes from Planctomycetota bacterium. Encoded proteins:
- a CDS encoding sulfatase-like hydrolase/transferase, with the translated sequence MHMLLDPYRPYATGSTRTNPKGLNFFGLCCVLWLGVMAATAQGDAVSADADDSPAAERPNFVFVIVDDERRLRQNHLDEGRLPNGRPRNVSPTLDRLAAEGTVLPRMYATTPICVPSRFACLTGQLGSRAVNTAVMRSVEIHDYPMVAQNTLILPDTPTLPRMLQKAGYFTGVIGKNHVIEVPEFEGFAADDDPRDPAIIDQLRQNHERVRQAFLGAGFDYADRLYHDNLAANQPRALRAHNLDWLADGALKFLDLAADRPFFLYLATTTPHGPNSSPHTWDADRRITPLGLLDEPMDVLISADEVRRRLTEAGIDPTSEHGREGNTLWTDDLIRVVIERLETLGELDNTVVVFFNDHGIEQGKSSLYEGGMRSSAVVWGPGVGVKPQRLENTLASNVDFVPTFLALAGIDSETSGVKLDGVNLSPVLRGEADAVRDHVIGELGYSRAVVGERFKYLALRPSEYAQNVPMQIRRQQLRRWFARRDRIGLPRGDNRTNDPYPHTFNIPGGTDNNWPSMRKHPHYFDPDQLYDLHADPDEQHNLADDPAHASTLERLRSQLEAYVRSTPYPFGEFGSGTAAAD